From the Cytophagales bacterium genome, one window contains:
- a CDS encoding T9SS type A sorting domain-containing protein gives MRKLIIAIFLVLSSIQIIAQNWIPLNLTDKYNYKLDTSTIITNTIWVDSVSVVNGDSVFYLNRIITDCDTCSLAIGVYNNSCYLDTIYPCDSCFALENQPQFFQRKMVKKGDGIYSFEDTAKFVILSKAKQNDTWIFDTLNSINAQVINISLELIFGNTDSVKIIALSSNDTIKISKNYGILLFPHKYGMNSKYFLTGIEGRNLGEKLPDFWDIFNFSIGDVFQYNGDYGYAGDQNIYTKKYTIASKQVSGDTLFYEIQGIINGTWWAWNPWPPLSFPYNYTYTDTLIYIDSANHTTNKYNYEKVEMCNQLTGACYPACLISKLRAGIDGQNLVNKTIGDIGNIDYIYYPLDSFPDILGKQPYIAANTIEITYTESLGRVYFSHYFFEGSEEESLLGYIKGMDTVGTITPDSILLKINSNIITRKDNIKIYPNPFLNKIFIEYKLVNPANITIEVYNLFGQKVITLLENIKNDAGTFNVSFDVSKLPNGIYFYTLQTENSRITKSMIKMQ, from the coding sequence ATGAGAAAATTAATTATAGCAATTTTTTTAGTATTATCTTCAATACAGATTATTGCCCAAAATTGGATCCCTTTAAATCTGACAGATAAGTATAATTATAAATTAGACACTTCTACTATTATAACAAATACTATCTGGGTTGATTCAGTTTCTGTAGTAAATGGTGATTCTGTGTTTTATTTAAACAGGATCATAACAGATTGTGATACATGCAGTTTAGCGATAGGGGTCTATAATAATTCTTGTTATTTGGATACTATTTATCCTTGTGATAGTTGTTTTGCTCTTGAAAATCAGCCTCAATTCTTTCAGAGAAAAATGGTTAAAAAAGGTGATGGGATTTATTCTTTTGAGGACACAGCAAAATTTGTAATACTGTCCAAAGCTAAACAAAACGATACATGGATTTTCGATACTTTAAATAGTATTAATGCCCAGGTTATAAATATATCACTGGAATTAATTTTTGGAAATACAGACTCTGTAAAAATTATCGCTTTATCATCTAATGACACAATTAAAATCTCTAAAAATTATGGTATTTTATTGTTTCCTCATAAGTATGGAATGAATTCAAAATATTTTCTCACAGGTATTGAGGGTAGAAATTTGGGTGAGAAACTACCAGATTTTTGGGATATTTTTAATTTCAGTATTGGTGATGTTTTTCAATATAACGGTGATTATGGATATGCTGGCGATCAAAATATTTATACTAAAAAATATACTATTGCTTCAAAACAAGTCAGCGGAGATACCTTGTTTTATGAAATACAAGGAATTATTAATGGTACCTGGTGGGCCTGGAATCCATGGCCACCTCTATCTTTTCCGTATAATTATACTTATACAGATACACTCATTTATATTGACTCTGCTAATCATACGACAAATAAATATAATTACGAAAAGGTTGAAATGTGTAATCAATTAACTGGTGCGTGCTACCCAGCTTGCTTGATAAGTAAGCTCAGGGCAGGTATTGATGGTCAAAATTTAGTTAATAAAACTATAGGTGATATTGGGAATATTGATTATATCTATTATCCTTTGGATTCTTTCCCGGATATTCTTGGGAAACAACCATATATAGCTGCTAATACGATTGAAATTACATATACAGAAAGTTTAGGCAGGGTTTATTTTTCCCATTACTTTTTTGAAGGTTCAGAAGAAGAAAGTTTATTGGGTTATATAAAAGGAATGGATACAGTAGGAACAATAACACCTGATAGTATCTTATTGAAAATTAACAGCAACATCATTACAAGAAAAGATAATATTAAAATTTATCCCAATCCGTTTTTAAACAAAATATTCATTGAATATAAATTAGTAAACCCTGCTAATATAACTATTGAAGTTTACAATTTATTTGGGCAAAAAGTTATAACATTATTGGAAAATATAAAAAATGACGCTGGAACATTTAATGTTTCATTTGATGTCTCTAAACTTCCCAATGGAATTTACTTTTATACTTTACAAACCGAAAATTCCAGAATTACTAAAAGCATGATAAAAATGCAATGA
- a CDS encoding UDP-N-acetylglucosamine 2-epimerase (non-hydrolyzing) encodes MIKILTIIGARPQIIKAAALCRAISNNFPGKIKEVIVHTGQHYDKNMSKVFFDELHIPRPNYNLNIGSASHGKQTAIMMAGIEDIIKKEKPDCMVLYGDTNSTLAGAIAASKTLLYVVHIEAGLRSFNKTMPEEINRIICDHVSTLLFTPTKTGYNNLVAEGFRKNNKPPYNIDNPKIYHCGDLMYDNCLYFSSMASEKTTIIEKNQLKHNDFVLATIHRNNNTDNAERLNSLFKTFDKVSKQNNIRIMIPLHPRTKKLLKRNLSPELFCVIQKNKLIKILPPVSYFEMLALENYSKIILTDSGGVQKEAFFFKKPCVVLRSETEWVELVENGTSIITDADGQRILEAYDHLVNKTGLSYPPIFGDGKAAEFICEEILKIE; translated from the coding sequence ATGATTAAAATATTGACAATAATTGGTGCAAGGCCTCAAATAATTAAAGCAGCAGCGTTGTGCAGGGCAATTAGCAATAATTTCCCTGGCAAGATCAAAGAAGTTATAGTCCATACAGGACAGCATTATGATAAAAATATGTCAAAAGTGTTTTTTGATGAACTTCATATACCAAGACCAAACTATAATTTGAATATTGGTTCGGCTTCACACGGAAAGCAAACAGCAATAATGATGGCAGGAATTGAAGACATCATTAAAAAGGAAAAGCCTGATTGTATGGTATTATATGGTGATACCAATTCAACATTAGCAGGCGCTATTGCTGCCTCCAAAACGCTTTTATATGTTGTCCATATTGAAGCCGGTTTACGCTCGTTTAACAAGACAATGCCGGAAGAAATCAACAGAATCATCTGCGATCACGTCTCTACATTGCTTTTTACTCCTACCAAAACTGGATACAACAACCTGGTAGCCGAAGGATTTAGAAAAAACAACAAACCGCCTTACAATATTGATAATCCCAAAATCTATCATTGTGGTGATTTAATGTACGACAATTGCCTCTATTTTTCGTCTATGGCTTCTGAAAAAACAACTATTATTGAAAAAAATCAGTTAAAACACAATGACTTTGTGTTAGCTACCATTCACAGAAATAACAATACTGACAATGCAGAAAGGTTAAATTCATTATTTAAAACTTTTGATAAAGTTTCAAAACAAAATAACATCCGCATTATGATACCATTACACCCCCGCACTAAAAAATTACTAAAAAGGAACCTATCCCCAGAGTTGTTTTGTGTTATTCAAAAAAACAAATTGATCAAAATATTACCTCCTGTTTCCTATTTTGAAATGCTGGCGCTGGAAAATTATTCTAAAATCATTTTGACCGATTCCGGAGGTGTGCAAAAAGAAGCTTTTTTCTTCAAAAAACCTTGCGTTGTCCTCCGTTCAGAAACAGAGTGGGTAGAATTGGTTGAAAATGGAACCAGCATTATTACCGATGCTGATGGGCAGCGGATTTTAGAAGCATACGATCATTTAGTGAATAAAACCGGTCTTTCATACCCTCCAATTTTTGGAGACGGAAAAGCTGCTGAATTTATTTGTGAGGAGATATTGAAAATAGAATAA